A stretch of DNA from Methylomicrobium lacus LW14:
CCGCGCGGCTGCTCGACATCACGCTGACCAGCCGCGGCCAGTCGCAGGGGCAGCCGATACCGATGGCGGGCATCCCCTATCATGCGGCGGAAGGCTATATCGCCCGCTTGATACGCATCGGCGAATCGGTCGCGATTTGCGAGCAGATTGGCGACCCGGCTACCTCGAAGGGGCCGGTCGAGCGCAAGGTCGCGCGCATCATCACGCCCGGCACGGTCACCGACGAGGCATTGCTCGAAGACCGCAAGGACAACCTGCTGGTCGCGCTTTGTCCTTTGCAGCAGCGTTACGGCATCGCGAGCCTCGATTTGACCAGCGGCCGTTTCGTGCTGCAGGAAGTCACATCCGAAGACCAGTTGCTCAGCGAAGTCGGCCGGCTGAATCCGGCCGAGCTGCTGTATAGCGAAAGCTGGCCGTTGCCGGAGAGTCTGAAACAGCGCAGCGGCCTATGCCGGCGTCCGCCCTGGCATTTCGAAGCCGAGAGCGCGCGCCTGTTGGTGTTGAAGCAGTTCAAGGCGCACGACTTGAAAGGCTTCGGCTGCGAAGAGCTGAACGCGGCGATCGCGGCGGCCGGCGGCCTCTTGCAATATGTGCGCGACACCCAGCAAAACGTGCTGCCGCACATCCAGGGCATCCGCACCGAGGCGAGCGACGACTGCATCCAGCTCGATGCCTCCAGCCGCCGCAATCTCGAAATCGATGCGCATCCGAGCGGGCAATTGCAATATACCCTGCTCGGCGTCCTGGACAAGACCCTGACCGCGATGGGCGGCCGCTGCCTCAGGCGCTGGCTGAACCGGCCGCTCAGGGATCATGATCTGTTGAACCGGCGCTATGCCTGCATCGAAACCTTGTTGCAGGCTGATCTCTATCGGACTCTGCAGGACACGCTGCGCCAGGTCGGCGACATCGAGCGGATCAGCACCCGGATCGCCTTGAAATCGGCGCGGCCCCGCGATTTGCTGGTGCTGCGTTCGACGCTGGCGGCCTTGCCGGTCATTCAGGCGCAACTCTCCCCGAGCGATGATCCGCATCTGACCGAGCTGCGCGCCGGTATCGGCGAGCATCCGGCGATGCTGGAATTGTTGACACGGGCGATCATCGACAATCCGCCGATGCTGATCCGCGACGGCGGGGTCATCGCGGCGGGCTATGACGAGGAGCTCGATGAGCTGCGCAACCTGAGCCAGAACGCGGACCAGTTTCTGATCGACATGGAACAGCGCGAGCGGCAGGCGACCGGCATCGCGAACCTGAAGGTCAATTACAACCGCGTGCACGGTTATTACATCGAAATTTCGAATGCGAACGCGGACAAGGTGCCGGTGCACTACACCCGCAAGCAGACGCTGAAAGGCGCCGAACGCTACATCACCGAGGAACTGAAGGCATTCGAGGACAAGGTGCTGAGCGCGCGCGAAAAATCGCTGTCTTTCGAAAAGGCCTTGTACGACGAGTTGCTCGACGTGATCGGGAGTTCCCTGGGCGAATTGCAGCAATGCGCTTCGGCCCTGGCCGAACTCGACGTGCTGGCTAATTTTGCCGAGCGCGCCGAAACGCTGAATCTGTCGCGGCCGGTTTTGCAGGCCGAGCCCGGCATCTTGATCGAAGGCGGCCGGCATCCGGTGGTCGAGCAGGTCTCCGATGTGCCTTTCGTGCCGAACGATTTGAATTTGACCGGCGAGCGGCGGATGCTGGTGATCACCGGTCCGAACATGGGCGGTAAATCGACCTACATGCGGCAGGCCGCGCTGATCGTGCTGATCGCGCATGTCGGCTGCTTCGTGCCGGCGCAGTCGGCGACACTCGGCCCTGTCGACAAGATATTCACCCGGATCGGCGCCTCCGATGACCTCGCCTCGGGCCGTTCGACCTTCATGGTCGAGATGTCCGAGACCGCGAATATTCTGCATAACGCGACCGCGCAAAGCCTGATCCTGATGGATGAAATCGGCCGCGGCACCAGCACCTTCGACGGCCTGTCGCTGGCCTGGGCCTGCGCGGATCATCTGGCAAAGGTGACGCAGGCCTTCACGCTGTTCGCGACGCATTATTTCGAACTGACGACATTGGCCGAAGAGCGCAAATCGATCTGCAACGTGCATCTCGATGCGATGGAGCACGGCGACCGGATCGTGTTCCTGCATGCGGTGAAGGAGGGGCCGGCCAATCAGAGCTACGGCTTGCAGGTCGCCGCGCTGGCCGGCGTGCCGCGCGGGGTGATCGACAAGGCCAAGGCGAAACTGGAGCACCTCGAAAACACGGCCTATATCGAGCAGCAGGCCGAATCGGGCATCAATCAACTGGACCTGTTTTCCGCGCCGGAATGCCATCCTGTGGTCGGCGCGCTCGAAGACATCAATCCGGACGAGATGAGTCCGAAGCAGGCTTTGGAGGCGCTGTACCGGCTCAAGGCGTTGTTGTAACGGATATTAAGCATACGTAACATCAGTCCGGTGTCTCAGTCATTCGAAAAATCAAAGGTTTACCGGTCTTTGCCGGTATAAGCGCCGCTTAGCGAAAATGGCCTAACCATGCAATTAGTATGAATACTTAGGCAATTGTACCAATGGCGATGCGCTGAAAAATCCGATAGATTGAATACCTCAAAAAATCTTCGGGGAACTCGTATGGAACTGCATGAAGAACTTGCTAAGTTATCTGAAACGCTCAAGCAGCAACGTGATGAAATCAGGCTTCAGCTTCATCTGGCCAGCGCGGATTTGAAAGACGAATGGGAAGAGAGCGAGAGGGAGTGGGGGCATTTTAAAGACAAGTTTGCCGAAATCATTGATGAAAGCAAAGAAACCTCGACCGAATTGCTTGAAAAAACCCGGATCGTCGGCGAAGAGCTGAAGATTGCCTATAAAAACATTCACCGGCGCCTGTCTTCCTGAAGACTGAGTCCGCGCGGCGTTGTCGGTTTTGGGGTGAGTCGGGCGTTATGTTCAGCGTATTCGTCAAACCTGCGGGGGATTGATGGCTATTCAGTGCATCGCAACTGGAAATCATGCAAGAGCTGAAAGGGGAGAGCGGGGTATGTCCGAAAAGTTGAGCGGGTTCCAGGTTGAGCACTTCAAAAATCTGTTGCAAGACCGATTCTACAGGGTGCGCTCCGATCTGCACAACGAACTTTTGGCGCTTGATAAGGAAGGCGGTGTGACGATTGCAGGGGTGGTTTATCAGGCCGCGGCGGGGGCGTTGGCGCATCTGCTGGCGGGGCTGAAGATGATCGACCTGAATCACTACCTAAACGAGGTCAGGGATATTGAAGCGGCGCTGATGCGAATTGCCGAAGACAAATACGGCATCTGCCTCGATTGCTGTCGCCCTATCTATTTTAAGCGCTTGCTTTCCTATCCGACCGCTAAGCGCTGCGTGGCGTGTCAACGGCTCTATGAAAAGATGAGGAATGAGTGAATTCGATTAATTTGAAATTTATGATTTACTTTTCGTGAATCGGTCGTTATAATAGCTAAATGAAGTGACAATACTTCAGGCGCGTAGCTCAGTTGGTTAGAGCACCACCTTGACATGGTGGGGGTCGTTGGTTCGAGTCCAATCGCGCCTACCAGATACCCAAAAAGCACTGCTCCGCAGTGCTTTTTTTTATTTTGGAATCCGAATTATTTTGAGCTAACATGCCAGTAATCACTCTTCCCGACGGCTCTAAGCGCGATTTCGATCGTGCGGTTACGGTGCTGGAGGTTGCGCAGTCCATCGGTTCTGGGCTGGCCAAGGCGACTCTGGCGGGCAAGGTGAACGACAAGTTGGTCGACGCGAGCACGCTGATCGATCAGGACGCCTCGCTGCAAATCATCACCGCGAAAGACGCCGACGGCGTCGATGTCATTCGCCATTCCACCGCTCACCTGTTGGCTCAGGCCGTCAAGCAATTATTCCCCGAAGCGCAGGTCACGATTGGGCCGGTCATCGAGAACGGCTTCTTTTACGATTTTGCCTATCATCGCCCCTTTACTCCGGAAGATCTCGAAGCGATCGAGGCGCGGATGCAAAAGCTCGCGGCCGACGATCATGCGGTAACTCGCTCGATCCTGTCCCGCGATGAAGCGGTGCAATATTTCCGCGGACTCGGCGAGAATTACAAGGCCGAGATCATCGAGTCGATTCCTTCCGATCAGGCGCTGTCCTTATATAACCAGGGCGATTTTACCGATTTGTGCCGCGGCCCGCATGTGCCGAGCACCGGCAAATTGACCGCGTTCAAGCTGATGAAGATCGCCGGCGCGTATTGGCGCGGCAATTCCGACAACGAAATGCTGCAACGCATTTACGGCACCGCCTGGGGCGACAAGAAGGAGTTGCAAGCCTATATCGCGCGCCTCGAAGAGGCCGAAAAGCGCGACCACCGGAGATTGGGTAAGGCATTGGACTTGTTCCATACCCAGGAAGAAGCGCCCGGCATGGTGTTCTGGCACGAGAAAGGCTGGACCATTTATCAGCAGATCGAGCAATACATCCGCGAGAAGCTGCGCGTGAACGGCTACGGCGAAGTCAAGACGCCGCAAATCGTCGATCGTTCCTTATGGGAAAAATCCGGACACTGGGATAAGTTCAGCGCCGGCATGTTCACGACCCATTCGGAAAATCGCGACTATGCGATCAAGCCGATGAACTGCCCATGCCATATCCAGGTTTATAACCAGGGCCTGAAGAGCTACCGGGATCTGCCGATTCGCATCGCCGAGTTCGGCTCCTGTCACCGCAATGAGCCTTCCGGCACCCTGCATGGCCTGATGCGGGTCAGAAATTTCGTGCAGGACGATGCGCACATTTTCTGTACCGAGGCGCAGATTCAGGACGAAGTGTCGGTCTTTATCGACATGCTGTTCGAAGTTTACAAGGACTTCGGCTTTGATGAAGTGATTATCAAGCTGTCCACCCGTCCGGAAAACCGGGTCGGCGACGACGCGGTCTGGGATAAGGCCGAAAGCGCGCTCGAACTGGCTTTGAACAACAAAGGGCTGAAATGGGATTTGCAGCCGGGTGAGGGTGCTTTCTACGGTCCGAAGATCGAATTCTCGTTGAAAGACTGCATCGGCCGGGTCTGGCAATGCGGCACGATCCAGGTCGATTTCTCGATGCCGGGCCGTCTCGGCGCGACCTATATCGCCGAAGACAGTTCACGGCAGACGCCGGTGATGCTGCACCGGGCGATCCTCGGTTCGCTGGAACGCTTTACCGGTATTCTGATTGAACAATATGCCGGCACCTTCCCTGCGTGGCTGGCGCCGGTACAGGCGGTCGTGTTGACAATCGCGGATCGGCACGATGACTATGCGCACGAGACGATGAAAACCCTTGAAAAACAGGGCTACAGAGTCAAAATTGACTTGAGAAATGAGAAGATCGGGTTTAAAATTCGCGAGCACTCGATGCAGCGCGTGCCTTATTTGTTGATCATCGGCGATAAAGAGCTCGAAGAACGGACGATTACGGTGCGCACGCAAAAGGGTGACAACTTGGGCAGTCTGACGATCCAGGAATTTGGCGAACGGCTAAATCAAGAGATTGCGGATAGAAAATGATTGTAGCTGGAGGATTTGAATATCGCTGCTAAAAAAGATGAAACCCGCCTGAACGATGCGATTACCGCCAGACGGGTGCGGGTAACGGGCGCTGATGGCGAGTCGTTGGGCATTATTTCGATCGATGAAGCCAAGCAGATAGCCTATGCGGCCGATCTGGACTTAGTCGAAATATCGCCGAATGCGGACCCCCCGGTTTGCAAGATCATGAATTATGGCAAATACCAGTTTGATCAAAACAAAAAACTGGCGATTGCCAAGAAAAAACAAAAGCAAATTCAGGTCAAGGAAATCAAATTCAGGCCGGGAACCGATGAAGGCGACTATCAGGTCAAACTTAGAAGCCTGATCAAGTTCCTGAACGACGGGGATAAGACCAAAATCACCGTGCGTTACCGTGGGCGCGAATTAGCGCACCGCGAAATCGGAATGGAGCAGTTGAAACGCCTCGAGAAAGACTTGGAAGACGTTGCAGTCGTCGAGCAGTTTCCGAAGATGGAAGGCCGCCAAATGATCATGGTCATGGCCCCCAAAAAGAAAAAATAATTCGCGTTTTTAACGCAATCTTGCGCAGCTCAGGACGAGGCTGCCAGCATCTTAAATCCATAGGATGCGCCTAATTCTTCAGGGCCATGCATTTTGCCTTGCTGGGTTATTTTTCTCAGGGATTTTTATTTTAATGTTGGAGCAAACAAATGCCGAAAATTAAAACCAACCGGGGTGCCGCTAAGCGTTTAAGACGCACCGGCAACGGCGGTTTCAAATGCGGGCAATCGCATAAGCGTCATATTCTGACCAAGAAAAGCACCAAGCGGAAACGCCAACTGCGTAGTCCTGCGTCGGTTCATCCATCCGATGTACGTAGCGCGGCTCGTATGCTGCCTTACACCTAAGCCGGGAGGATTACGATGGCTAGAGTTAAACGCGGCGTCACCGCAAGAGCAAGACACAAGAAAATTTTAAAACAGGCGAAAGGCTACTACGGTGCCCGCAGCCGGGTCTATCGCGTTGCGAAGCAAGCGGTGATCAAGGCCGGTCAGTATGCGTACCGCGACCGCAGACAGAAAAAACGCCAATTCCGTGCGTTGTGGATCGTGCGTATCAACGCAGCCGCCAGACAGTGCGGTATGTCCTACAGCCGTCTGATCAACGGCCTCTCGAACGCGAATGTCGCGATCGACCGTAAGGTGTTAGCCGACATCGCCGTGCGCGACATGGAAGCTTTCGCCGAAATCGCAAAAATTGCGAAAGCCAACGTCAGCTCGCTGTAAGCCGGTCTGAATCTCCCGGGCAATCGGGAGATACCCTGTCTCCGCCCGCCTTTCCAAAAGCGCGGGCGGAACACCAAACCCAAGAACAGAATTCAAACAAAGCGGCAGGATCGCAGGTCGGTCCATGTGCCGCTTTGTCGTGTTAGCGTAACTCTATTTTCTTCCATTCTACCAGCGAGCCAAGCAGTGTCTTCCACTCCTGAAGAAATTCTCGCGCAGGCCTCTAAAGCGCTTGCGGATGCCCAAGACCTCACGCAACTCGATCAGGTCCGCGTTCACTATCTCGGCAAAAAGGGGCTATTGACCCAGCTGATGAAGGAACTCGGCACGCTCGATCCCGAACAACGCCGTGAAGCCGGCCAAAAAATCAATCAGGCGAAAGACCGCTTTCAGGAACAGCTGGACGGCCGCAAAGAGCTGCTCGAAGCCAATGAACTGGCCGCGCGCCTCGCGAGCGAGCGGGTCGATGTGACCCTGCCTGGCCGCGGCCAGGCGGCCGCGGGTCTGCATCCGGTCACGACCACCTTGCGGCGGATTTCGAAGATTTTCACCAGCGCCGGCTTCAAGACCGTCGAAGGGCCGGAAATCGAGGACGATTACCACAATTTCGAGGCCTTGAACATTCCTGCCCACCACCCGGCGCGGGCGATGCACGACACCTTCTATTTCGATGCGCATACGGTGC
This window harbors:
- the mutS gene encoding DNA mismatch repair protein MutS, which gives rise to MNMSQPSTPPPTPMMQQYLRIKSDHPDTLLFYRMGDFYELFYDDAKKAARLLDITLTSRGQSQGQPIPMAGIPYHAAEGYIARLIRIGESVAICEQIGDPATSKGPVERKVARIITPGTVTDEALLEDRKDNLLVALCPLQQRYGIASLDLTSGRFVLQEVTSEDQLLSEVGRLNPAELLYSESWPLPESLKQRSGLCRRPPWHFEAESARLLVLKQFKAHDLKGFGCEELNAAIAAAGGLLQYVRDTQQNVLPHIQGIRTEASDDCIQLDASSRRNLEIDAHPSGQLQYTLLGVLDKTLTAMGGRCLRRWLNRPLRDHDLLNRRYACIETLLQADLYRTLQDTLRQVGDIERISTRIALKSARPRDLLVLRSTLAALPVIQAQLSPSDDPHLTELRAGIGEHPAMLELLTRAIIDNPPMLIRDGGVIAAGYDEELDELRNLSQNADQFLIDMEQRERQATGIANLKVNYNRVHGYYIEISNANADKVPVHYTRKQTLKGAERYITEELKAFEDKVLSAREKSLSFEKALYDELLDVIGSSLGELQQCASALAELDVLANFAERAETLNLSRPVLQAEPGILIEGGRHPVVEQVSDVPFVPNDLNLTGERRMLVITGPNMGGKSTYMRQAALIVLIAHVGCFVPAQSATLGPVDKIFTRIGASDDLASGRSTFMVEMSETANILHNATAQSLILMDEIGRGTSTFDGLSLAWACADHLAKVTQAFTLFATHYFELTTLAEERKSICNVHLDAMEHGDRIVFLHAVKEGPANQSYGLQVAALAGVPRGVIDKAKAKLEHLENTAYIEQQAESGINQLDLFSAPECHPVVGALEDINPDEMSPKQALEALYRLKALL
- a CDS encoding TraR/DksA family transcriptional regulator → MSEKLSGFQVEHFKNLLQDRFYRVRSDLHNELLALDKEGGVTIAGVVYQAAAGALAHLLAGLKMIDLNHYLNEVRDIEAALMRIAEDKYGICLDCCRPIYFKRLLSYPTAKRCVACQRLYEKMRNE
- the thrS gene encoding threonine--tRNA ligase → MPVITLPDGSKRDFDRAVTVLEVAQSIGSGLAKATLAGKVNDKLVDASTLIDQDASLQIITAKDADGVDVIRHSTAHLLAQAVKQLFPEAQVTIGPVIENGFFYDFAYHRPFTPEDLEAIEARMQKLAADDHAVTRSILSRDEAVQYFRGLGENYKAEIIESIPSDQALSLYNQGDFTDLCRGPHVPSTGKLTAFKLMKIAGAYWRGNSDNEMLQRIYGTAWGDKKELQAYIARLEEAEKRDHRRLGKALDLFHTQEEAPGMVFWHEKGWTIYQQIEQYIREKLRVNGYGEVKTPQIVDRSLWEKSGHWDKFSAGMFTTHSENRDYAIKPMNCPCHIQVYNQGLKSYRDLPIRIAEFGSCHRNEPSGTLHGLMRVRNFVQDDAHIFCTEAQIQDEVSVFIDMLFEVYKDFGFDEVIIKLSTRPENRVGDDAVWDKAESALELALNNKGLKWDLQPGEGAFYGPKIEFSLKDCIGRVWQCGTIQVDFSMPGRLGATYIAEDSSRQTPVMLHRAILGSLERFTGILIEQYAGTFPAWLAPVQAVVLTIADRHDDYAHETMKTLEKQGYRVKIDLRNEKIGFKIREHSMQRVPYLLIIGDKELEERTITVRTQKGDNLGSLTIQEFGERLNQEIADRK
- the infC gene encoding translation initiation factor IF-3 gives rise to the protein MNIAAKKDETRLNDAITARRVRVTGADGESLGIISIDEAKQIAYAADLDLVEISPNADPPVCKIMNYGKYQFDQNKKLAIAKKKQKQIQVKEIKFRPGTDEGDYQVKLRSLIKFLNDGDKTKITVRYRGRELAHREIGMEQLKRLEKDLEDVAVVEQFPKMEGRQMIMVMAPKKKK
- the rpmI gene encoding 50S ribosomal protein L35 — translated: MPKIKTNRGAAKRLRRTGNGGFKCGQSHKRHILTKKSTKRKRQLRSPASVHPSDVRSAARMLPYT
- the rplT gene encoding 50S ribosomal protein L20, whose protein sequence is MARVKRGVTARARHKKILKQAKGYYGARSRVYRVAKQAVIKAGQYAYRDRRQKKRQFRALWIVRINAAARQCGMSYSRLINGLSNANVAIDRKVLADIAVRDMEAFAEIAKIAKANVSSL